In Pseudomonas fluorescens NCIMB 11764, a single window of DNA contains:
- the pelF gene encoding GT4 family glycosyltransferase PelF, with amino-acid sequence MNHKEAAPTADICLLLEGTWPYVRGGVSSWIHQMILGLPELTFSVMFIGGQRSAYPSRRYEVPSNVLHIEEVFLEDATHPANTRGTPREADPQQLLDLYRFLHHPDAPEPELGERLLDCIAQGRMTLDDVLRSRASWEALSEGYRLHCADPSFVNYFWTLRSMQSPLLMLAEASRKMPRARMLHSISTGYAGLLGCILKQRWNCTYLLSEHGIYTKERKIDLAQASWIAESSGQALNRSLDAGSGYIRTLWIRFFERIGQLTYNSADNIIALYDGNRQRQIKDGADPARTQVIPNGIDLPQWTAALESRAPGITPVVGLIGRVVPIKDVKTFLRAMRGVISAMPEAEGWIVGPEEEDPEYVSECRSLMASLGLEGKVHFLGFQRIQDILPKLGLMVLTSISEAQPLVILEAWAAGTPVVSSDVGSCRELIEGGSAEDRDLGLAGKVVAIADPQATCAAILELLRSPQRWQAAQASGLLRVNRYYTEALMLQRYRDLYQAAMENS; translated from the coding sequence ATGAATCACAAGGAAGCGGCGCCGACGGCCGACATCTGTCTGCTGCTCGAAGGCACCTGGCCTTACGTGCGCGGCGGCGTGTCGAGCTGGATTCATCAGATGATTCTCGGCCTGCCGGAGCTGACCTTCTCGGTGATGTTCATCGGCGGCCAGCGTTCGGCCTACCCGTCGCGACGCTATGAAGTCCCTTCGAATGTGCTGCACATCGAAGAGGTGTTTCTCGAGGATGCGACCCATCCGGCCAACACCCGCGGAACGCCGCGAGAGGCCGACCCGCAGCAGTTGCTGGACCTGTATCGCTTCCTGCACCACCCGGATGCGCCGGAGCCTGAGCTGGGCGAACGCCTGCTCGACTGCATCGCGCAGGGCCGCATGACCCTCGACGACGTGCTGCGCAGCCGCGCCAGTTGGGAAGCGTTGAGCGAAGGGTATCGGCTGCATTGCGCCGACCCCTCCTTCGTCAATTATTTCTGGACCCTGCGTTCGATGCAGTCGCCGTTGCTGATGCTCGCCGAAGCGTCGCGGAAAATGCCGCGAGCACGGATGCTGCATTCGATTTCCACCGGTTACGCCGGGCTGCTGGGGTGCATTCTCAAGCAACGCTGGAACTGCACCTACCTGCTCAGCGAGCACGGGATTTACACCAAGGAACGCAAGATCGACCTGGCCCAGGCCAGCTGGATCGCCGAGAGTTCCGGCCAGGCGCTCAATCGCAGCCTCGACGCCGGCTCGGGTTACATCCGCACCTTGTGGATACGCTTCTTCGAACGCATTGGCCAGCTGACTTACAACAGCGCCGACAACATCATCGCGTTGTATGACGGCAACCGTCAGCGGCAGATCAAGGACGGCGCCGACCCGGCCCGCACGCAGGTCATTCCGAACGGCATCGACCTGCCGCAGTGGACCGCGGCACTGGAATCCCGTGCGCCCGGTATCACACCCGTGGTGGGCTTGATCGGGCGTGTGGTGCCGATCAAGGACGTGAAAACCTTCCTGCGGGCCATGCGCGGTGTGATCAGCGCCATGCCGGAGGCCGAAGGCTGGATCGTCGGTCCCGAAGAGGAAGACCCGGAGTACGTCAGCGAATGCCGCAGCCTGATGGCCAGCCTGGGGCTGGAGGGCAAGGTGCATTTCCTGGGCTTCCAGCGCATCCAGGACATCCTGCCGAAACTCGGCCTGATGGTGCTGACCTCGATCAGCGAGGCGCAACCACTGGTGATCCTCGAAGCCTGGGCCGCCGGTACGCCGGTGGTCAGCAGTGATGTGGGCTCGTGTCGTGAATTGATCGAAGGCGGCAGCGCCGAGGACCGCGACCTCGGCTTGGCGGGCAAAGTGGTGGCGATTGCCGATCCACAAGCCACCTGCGCCGCGATCCTCGAACTGCTGCGCAGCCCGCAACGCTGGCAGGCCGCACAGGCCAGCGGCTTGTTGCGGGTCAATCGTTATTACACGGAAGCCTTGATGCTGCAGCGTTATCGCGACTTGTATCAAGCAGCCATGGAGAACAGTTAA
- the pelG gene encoding exopolysaccharide Pel transporter PelG, with protein MAGIGFELRKILSRDSYTATLHAYVYAGLISSGPWVLSIISVMLVGIISLGLVIPNTLVGQFLVTVTYLMATSLILTGGLQLFFTRFVSDRLFEHKYEQILPNLLGILLLVTLAAGVLGIIVLAVLFDQPLIYRVLVLSNFVVLCNLWLVIIFLSGMKAYNRILLVMLVGYTLMVASAYVLAFLQIPGLLLALLIGHSTLLFLFLYDILREYRAEKLIAFDFLDRRHVFLSLLATGFFYNFGIWIDKFLFWFNPGTSNIVIGPLRASILYDLPIFLAYLAIIPGMAVFLVRIETDFAEWYDRLFRAIREGETLQHIGSLKTEMTLSIRQGLLEICKVQGLTVVLLFLFAPRLLDWLGISSYYLPLFYIDLIGVSIQVVFMALLNVFFYLDKRTVVLELCVLFAVLNGALTMLSMYLGPSFFGYGFTLSLLVCVLLGLHRLSTALEDLEYDTFMLSSR; from the coding sequence ATGGCCGGCATTGGCTTCGAACTGCGCAAGATCCTTTCGCGCGACTCCTACACCGCGACCTTGCACGCTTATGTGTATGCCGGCCTGATCAGCTCCGGGCCCTGGGTGTTATCGATCATCAGCGTGATGCTGGTGGGGATCATCAGTCTGGGGCTTGTGATACCCAACACGCTGGTGGGGCAGTTTCTGGTGACGGTGACCTACCTGATGGCCACCTCGCTGATTCTCACGGGAGGCTTGCAGCTGTTTTTCACCCGGTTCGTGTCCGACCGTTTGTTCGAGCACAAATACGAACAGATCCTGCCCAACTTGCTGGGCATCCTGTTGCTGGTCACGCTCGCTGCCGGCGTGCTGGGCATCATCGTGCTGGCCGTGTTGTTCGATCAACCACTGATCTACCGGGTGCTGGTGCTGTCGAATTTCGTGGTGCTGTGCAACTTGTGGCTGGTGATCATCTTCCTGTCGGGGATGAAGGCCTATAACCGCATTCTGCTGGTGATGCTGGTGGGCTACACGTTGATGGTGGCAAGCGCCTATGTGCTGGCTTTCCTGCAGATACCGGGCCTGCTGCTGGCACTGTTGATCGGGCACAGCACGCTGCTGTTCCTGTTCCTCTATGACATCCTGCGCGAGTACCGTGCGGAGAAACTGATCGCCTTCGATTTCCTTGATCGTCGCCACGTCTTTCTCAGTCTGCTCGCCACCGGTTTCTTCTACAACTTCGGTATCTGGATCGACAAGTTCCTGTTCTGGTTCAACCCCGGCACCTCGAACATCGTCATCGGTCCGCTGCGTGCGTCGATCCTGTATGACCTGCCGATCTTCCTTGCCTACCTGGCGATCATCCCGGGGATGGCGGTGTTCCTGGTGCGCATCGAAACCGATTTCGCCGAATGGTATGACCGTCTGTTCCGGGCGATCCGCGAGGGCGAAACCTTGCAGCACATCGGTTCGCTGAAAACCGAGATGACCTTGTCGATCCGTCAGGGGCTGCTGGAAATCTGCAAGGTGCAGGGGCTGACGGTGGTGCTGCTGTTCCTGTTCGCGCCGCGTCTGCTGGATTGGCTGGGTATTTCCAGCTACTACCTGCCGTTGTTCTACATCGACCTGATCGGCGTCAGTATCCAGGTGGTGTTCATGGCGTTGCTCAACGTGTTCTTCTACCTGGACAAGCGCACCGTGGTGCTGGAATTGTGTGTGCTGTTCGCGGTGTTGAACGGGGCGCTGACGATGTTGAGCATGTACCTTGGCCCAAGCTTCTTTGGCTACGGGTTCACCCTGTCGTTGCTGGTCTGTGTGCTGCTGGGGCTGCACCGACTGTCCACGGCGCTGGAAGACCTGGAGTACGACACGTTCATGCTGTCATCGCGCTGA
- a CDS encoding enoyl-CoA hydratase/isomerase family protein, whose protein sequence is MKLQLLSSALMLAAMATASLTFAGETAPATPSKSATPAVKQEIKLTRVTPEYWRVTFHNPPYNIYGPETMPQLNEVITALETDPKVKVVVFDSDVPDFFLTHYDFVPPLTDTTSLPNGPTGLPPLPDMLVRLSKAPVVSIVSIRGRATGVGSELSLASDMRFASREKAILSQWEIGAALVPGGGPMARLPRLMGRGRALEVLLTGNDIDGDLAERYGYVNRALPDAELDAFVDTMARRIARFDKQSITDIKRLVDASSLPPNDAIAAEWDGFIGSVKRPAAQQRIKQLMELGLQKNADVEKRLAHHTGTLGD, encoded by the coding sequence ATGAAACTACAGTTGCTGAGTTCTGCGCTCATGCTCGCCGCAATGGCGACGGCCAGTCTGACCTTCGCCGGTGAGACGGCCCCAGCCACCCCCTCGAAATCTGCCACCCCCGCCGTCAAACAGGAGATCAAACTCACGCGTGTCACGCCCGAGTACTGGCGCGTCACGTTCCACAATCCGCCGTACAACATCTACGGCCCGGAAACCATGCCGCAATTGAACGAGGTCATCACCGCGCTCGAGACCGATCCGAAGGTCAAGGTGGTGGTGTTCGACAGCGATGTTCCGGATTTTTTCCTTACCCACTATGACTTCGTGCCGCCACTGACGGACACGACGAGCCTGCCCAACGGCCCCACCGGCTTGCCTCCGCTGCCGGACATGCTGGTTCGTCTGAGCAAGGCGCCGGTCGTATCGATTGTGTCGATTCGCGGTCGCGCCACCGGTGTCGGCAGTGAGCTGTCACTGGCCAGCGACATGCGCTTTGCCAGTCGCGAAAAGGCCATCCTGTCGCAATGGGAAATCGGCGCTGCGCTGGTGCCGGGCGGTGGCCCCATGGCTCGATTGCCGCGGCTGATGGGGCGTGGGCGCGCACTGGAAGTGCTGTTGACCGGTAACGACATCGATGGCGACCTGGCTGAACGCTATGGCTACGTCAATCGTGCGTTGCCCGACGCCGAACTCGACGCGTTCGTCGACACCATGGCCCGCCGTATTGCCCGGTTCGACAAACAGTCGATCACCGACATCAAACGCCTCGTCGACGCTTCAAGCCTGCCACCGAACGACGCCATCGCTGCCGAATGGGACGGGTTCATCGGCTCGGTGAAACGTCCGGCGGCACAGCAACGGATCAAACAGTTGATGGAGCTTGGCTTGCAGAAGAATGCGGATGTTGAAAAACGCCTGGCGCATCACACGGGCACTCTCGGGGATTGA
- a CDS encoding organic hydroperoxide resistance protein, whose amino-acid sequence MSTALETVLYTAKTHTVGGRTGTGKSSDGELDVKFSSPGSGKPGTNPEQLFALGYSACFIGAIQVAAGKMKIKLPEDTSVDAEVDLGKTGGGDFQLAVRLNVNIPGLEEGVKRELAEAAHQICPYSRMTRGHVAVELKVV is encoded by the coding sequence ATGAGCACTGCACTGGAAACCGTTCTGTACACCGCAAAAACCCACACTGTCGGCGGCCGCACGGGCACCGGAAAATCCAGCGATGGCGAGCTGGACGTGAAATTCAGCTCACCGGGCTCGGGCAAACCGGGGACCAATCCGGAGCAGCTGTTTGCACTGGGGTATTCAGCCTGCTTTATCGGTGCGATTCAGGTGGCGGCGGGCAAAATGAAAATCAAACTACCGGAAGACACATCGGTGGACGCCGAAGTGGACCTGGGCAAAACCGGTGGTGGGGATTTTCAGTTGGCGGTCAGGCTCAACGTCAACATTCCCGGCCTGGAGGAGGGCGTGAAACGGGAATTGGCAGAGGCTGCGCATCAGATCTGCCCGTATTCGCGGATGACGCGGGGGCATGTGGCAGTGGAGTTGAAAGTCGTTTGA